One part of the Prosthecobacter vanneervenii genome encodes these proteins:
- a CDS encoding type II toxin-antitoxin system RelE family toxin codes for MIQIVFNDISASELSHLPTQVQFHLLEALNIQPADIDETILAKRYGVLERGGKKLYRCRAGDHRIYFAIVEGNVRVHRVLHKNTLTDFLFRSNLPGGGEDEALSQSKSFWHLIDEGAKTLKVA; via the coding sequence ATGATCCAGATCGTTTTTAATGACATCAGCGCCTCGGAGCTCTCCCACCTGCCCACCCAGGTTCAGTTCCACCTGCTTGAGGCCCTGAACATCCAGCCCGCCGACATCGACGAAACCATCCTCGCCAAGCGCTACGGCGTCCTCGAGCGCGGCGGCAAAAAACTCTACCGCTGCCGTGCTGGCGACCACCGCATCTACTTCGCCATCGTCGAGGGAAACGTCCGCGTCCACCGCGTCCTCCACAAGAACACCCTCACCGACTTCCTCTTCCGCAGCAATCTCCCCGGCGGCGGGGAAGACGAGGCCCTCAGCCAGTCCAAAAGCTTCTGGCACCTCATCGACGAAGGCGCCAAGACCCTCAAGGTCGCCTAG
- a CDS encoding aminotransferase class V-fold PLP-dependent enzyme, producing MTLDSLLSDEALRQQEFPVIKDSLFLAHAGVTILPHRVTRTMQDYLEQCSLRMQEYPEAWRAVNETRVVAARLIGAKASEIALIGPTSVGLSLVANGLPWQPGDEVVCYLDDYPANVYPWTDLERHGVVLKLLKPASPGEITPELVEAALTPKTKLVALASCHFQSGYRIEIDRIGRMLRQRGVLFCLDAIQTVGAFETLVDHVDFLSADSHKWMLGPMSAGIFYVREELQDMLRPSLLGSWNVRSPNFIAQEEIAFERGGRRYEPGALNISGILGMKAGIDLILEFGLPAISAQLLKLKARLHAGLQPLGFTFLGPDPHNSVNASCITTVQHPTRSLEDIAKHLTANNIITSLRHNRAGQPLIRFSPHFYNTEAEMDRVAQVIREVA from the coding sequence ATGACTCTCGACTCCCTTCTTTCAGACGAAGCCCTGCGCCAGCAGGAGTTTCCTGTCATCAAAGACAGCCTCTTCCTCGCCCACGCTGGAGTCACCATCCTCCCGCACCGCGTCACCCGCACCATGCAGGACTACCTGGAGCAGTGCAGCCTGCGCATGCAGGAGTATCCCGAGGCCTGGCGCGCCGTGAACGAGACCCGCGTCGTCGCCGCCCGCCTCATCGGTGCCAAAGCCAGCGAGATCGCCCTCATCGGCCCCACCTCCGTCGGTCTCAGCCTCGTCGCTAATGGCCTCCCCTGGCAGCCCGGAGACGAGGTCGTCTGCTACCTCGACGACTACCCCGCCAACGTCTATCCCTGGACAGACCTGGAGCGCCACGGCGTCGTCCTCAAGCTCCTCAAACCCGCCTCCCCCGGAGAGATCACCCCCGAGCTCGTCGAGGCCGCACTCACTCCCAAAACCAAGCTCGTCGCCCTCGCCTCCTGCCACTTCCAAAGCGGCTACCGCATCGAGATCGACCGCATCGGCCGCATGCTGCGCCAGCGCGGCGTCCTCTTCTGCCTCGACGCCATCCAGACCGTTGGCGCCTTTGAGACCCTTGTCGACCACGTCGACTTCCTCTCTGCCGACTCCCACAAATGGATGCTCGGCCCCATGAGCGCCGGCATCTTCTACGTGCGCGAAGAGCTGCAGGACATGCTCCGCCCCAGCCTCCTCGGCTCCTGGAACGTGCGCAGCCCCAACTTCATCGCCCAGGAAGAAATCGCCTTCGAGCGCGGCGGCCGTCGTTACGAACCCGGCGCCCTCAATATCTCCGGCATCCTCGGCATGAAAGCTGGCATCGACCTCATTCTCGAGTTCGGCCTCCCCGCCATCAGCGCCCAGCTCCTCAAGCTCAAAGCCCGCCTCCACGCCGGTCTGCAGCCCCTCGGCTTCACCTTCCTCGGCCCCGATCCACATAACAGCGTCAACGCCTCCTGCATCACCACCGTGCAGCACCCCACACGCTCGTTGGAAGACATCGCCAAGCACCTCACTGCCAACAACATCATCACCTCCCTCCGCCACAACCGCGCCGGCCAGCCCCTCATCCGCTTCAGCCCCCACTTCTACAACACCGAAGCCGAAATGGACCGCGTCGCCCAGGTGATCAGGGAGGTGGCTTGA
- a CDS encoding DUF3368 domain-containing protein codes for MLVISDTSPLTALLLAGRESLLRQIFDRVVVPPAVQRELLCAHDELPAWIEIVPPSAIPSSVSEAGLDPGETEAISLALDLHPDAVLMDERLGRKLAVKHGLKVTGLLGLLVMARQRNLIGAVRPLIQEMIASGNCWFDQALLDTVCKSVGEEWS; via the coding sequence ATGCTGGTCATCAGTGATACATCTCCGCTCACTGCTCTTTTGCTGGCTGGGCGAGAATCGTTGCTGAGGCAAATTTTTGACCGGGTGGTGGTTCCGCCAGCCGTCCAAAGAGAGCTTTTATGTGCTCATGATGAGCTGCCTGCATGGATCGAAATTGTGCCGCCTTCGGCCATTCCGTCCAGCGTATCCGAGGCTGGGCTGGATCCAGGTGAAACGGAAGCCATATCGCTGGCTTTGGATCTGCACCCAGATGCAGTCTTGATGGATGAGAGACTGGGGCGCAAGCTCGCCGTCAAGCATGGGCTGAAAGTCACCGGCCTACTGGGGCTTCTCGTGATGGCCAGACAGAGGAACCTGATCGGGGCGGTGCGCCCTCTGATTCAGGAAATGATAGCAAGTGGTAACTGCTGGTTTGACCAAGCACTCTTGGACACTGTGTGCAAATCGGTAGGAGAGGAGTGGAGCTGA
- a CDS encoding UPF0175 family protein, whose protein sequence is MTLTFPLPAFLEQKMQPQKAKLHLAVGAFAAEEVTLGQAAAIAGISQTDMMGELARRRIPLHYDEADFAEDLKTIAVLTD, encoded by the coding sequence ATGACTCTGACTTTCCCGCTACCAGCTTTTCTGGAGCAGAAGATGCAGCCGCAAAAAGCCAAGCTGCATCTGGCCGTCGGGGCTTTTGCTGCGGAAGAGGTGACTCTGGGCCAGGCTGCCGCCATCGCGGGCATTTCTCAAACTGATATGATGGGTGAACTGGCCCGAAGGCGCATACCGTTGCATTATGACGAAGCCGATTTTGCTGAAGATCTCAAAACGATCGCAGTTCTAACCGACTGA
- the pheT gene encoding phenylalanine--tRNA ligase subunit beta produces the protein MQVSLSWLSTHIDLSSYTVPQLSDLLTFAGVEVEGIEERGVSTDKVVVAQIQSFVQHPNADKLSVCQVDDGSGTARQIVCGAKNFKEGDKVPLALPGAVLPGGFAIKEGKLRGVDSMGMMCSGKELGLGEDHSGLLIMNADAVVGTPFNKIHPADVLFDLEITPNRPDLLSHLGLARELAALTGLPLKGERHHANASTKTKKATDEQIVIKAADACPLYTARLIKGVKVGPSPEWLRVRLESIGLRPINSIVDITNYVMMEMGQSLHCFDLDKLSGGIVVRLADECEKILALDGQSYTLQADDLVIADSKRPVAVAGVMGGEETGVTEATVNVLLEAAYFAPSGIRRTSRRLGLSSDSSYRFERGMDPQQVLGGSELATKLILSIAGGTAEDVVQVAGEAPALVGEVTLDEERARKLLGTPDMSGDEMHAILEKLGLTKKAANKHESRWGIPSYRLDLLRPVDLVEELARVIGLDRVPSRQVAVASPVEAADRTYDFAMGLRQTLASRGFYEAQTLRLVSDAQLADSLGGGQGVAVKNPLSEDHTTLRPSIVPGLVATAALNIRQGLHRLRFFEIGRVFLALPKGGSREEERLAMLISGPVSPTSWHGREPQAADVHELVGQIQNLTRTPIEVRPAKENPANYLLTSELRAGNRVLGWIAQLHPARARAIDARHPVYVAELLLSALRQGSTGPAKFEELPRFPSMTRDVAMEVPADLPNAKVAAFFASQKHPLFVGAEVFDVFMDPSGAKIAKDRKSIAWTLTYRSSDKTLETAEVDAAHAAILSALEKTLPATVRR, from the coding sequence ATGCAAGTTTCTCTCTCCTGGCTCAGCACTCACATTGACCTGAGCTCCTACACCGTCCCGCAGCTTTCGGATCTTCTCACCTTCGCGGGTGTGGAGGTGGAAGGCATCGAAGAGCGTGGTGTGTCCACGGACAAGGTCGTGGTGGCGCAGATCCAGTCCTTTGTGCAGCACCCGAATGCCGACAAGCTGAGCGTGTGCCAGGTGGACGATGGCAGCGGCACGGCGCGGCAGATCGTGTGTGGTGCGAAGAATTTCAAGGAAGGCGATAAGGTGCCGCTGGCGCTGCCGGGTGCGGTGCTGCCGGGCGGGTTTGCGATCAAGGAAGGCAAGCTGCGCGGTGTGGACTCGATGGGCATGATGTGCAGCGGCAAGGAACTGGGACTGGGTGAAGACCACAGCGGGCTGCTGATCATGAACGCGGACGCGGTGGTGGGCACACCCTTCAACAAGATCCATCCTGCGGATGTGCTCTTTGATTTGGAGATCACGCCGAACCGTCCGGATCTGCTGAGTCATCTGGGGCTGGCGCGTGAACTGGCGGCGCTGACCGGGCTGCCGCTGAAGGGCGAGCGCCATCATGCGAATGCGAGTACGAAGACGAAGAAGGCGACTGACGAGCAGATCGTGATCAAAGCTGCGGATGCTTGCCCGCTGTACACCGCGCGCCTGATCAAGGGCGTGAAGGTGGGGCCGAGCCCGGAATGGCTGCGTGTGCGGCTGGAGAGCATCGGGCTGAGGCCGATCAACAGCATCGTGGACATCACGAACTATGTGATGATGGAGATGGGGCAGTCTCTGCACTGCTTTGATCTGGACAAGCTGAGCGGCGGCATCGTGGTGCGCCTGGCGGACGAGTGTGAGAAGATCCTGGCGCTGGACGGGCAGAGCTACACGCTGCAGGCGGATGATCTGGTGATCGCCGACAGCAAGCGGCCTGTGGCCGTGGCGGGTGTGATGGGTGGTGAAGAGACCGGAGTGACGGAAGCCACCGTGAACGTGCTGCTGGAGGCGGCTTATTTCGCGCCGAGCGGCATCCGCCGTACCTCGCGTCGTCTGGGACTGAGCAGCGACAGCAGCTACCGCTTTGAGCGTGGCATGGACCCGCAGCAGGTGCTGGGTGGCTCTGAGCTGGCGACGAAGCTGATTCTCTCGATTGCGGGTGGCACGGCTGAAGATGTGGTGCAGGTGGCTGGTGAAGCGCCTGCGCTGGTGGGTGAGGTGACGCTGGATGAAGAGCGCGCCCGCAAGCTGCTGGGCACGCCGGACATGAGCGGCGATGAGATGCATGCGATTCTGGAAAAGCTGGGCCTGACGAAGAAGGCTGCGAACAAGCATGAGAGCCGCTGGGGCATCCCGAGCTATCGCCTGGACCTGCTGCGTCCGGTGGATCTGGTCGAGGAGCTGGCGCGCGTGATCGGGCTGGACCGTGTGCCCTCACGGCAGGTGGCGGTGGCGTCTCCGGTGGAGGCTGCGGACCGCACGTATGATTTTGCAATGGGGCTGCGCCAGACGCTGGCGAGCCGTGGCTTTTACGAGGCGCAGACGCTGCGTCTGGTCTCTGACGCGCAACTGGCGGATTCTCTGGGTGGCGGGCAGGGCGTGGCGGTGAAGAACCCGCTGAGCGAAGACCACACGACGCTGCGCCCGAGCATTGTGCCGGGGCTGGTGGCGACGGCGGCGCTGAACATCCGCCAGGGGCTGCACCGTCTGCGGTTCTTTGAGATTGGGCGTGTCTTTCTGGCCCTGCCGAAGGGTGGCAGTCGTGAAGAGGAACGACTGGCGATGCTGATCAGCGGTCCTGTTTCTCCGACGAGCTGGCATGGACGTGAGCCGCAGGCTGCGGATGTGCATGAACTGGTGGGGCAGATTCAGAATCTGACGCGCACGCCGATCGAAGTGCGCCCGGCGAAGGAGAACCCTGCGAACTATCTGCTGACAAGCGAACTGCGCGCGGGGAATCGCGTGCTGGGGTGGATCGCACAACTGCATCCGGCGCGTGCGCGTGCGATCGATGCGCGCCATCCGGTGTATGTGGCGGAGCTGCTCTTGAGTGCGCTGCGCCAAGGCAGCACGGGGCCGGCGAAGTTTGAGGAGCTGCCGCGCTTCCCCAGCATGACGCGTGACGTGGCGATGGAGGTGCCTGCCGACCTGCCGAATGCGAAGGTGGCGGCGTTCTTTGCGAGCCAGAAGCATCCGCTGTTTGTGGGGGCGGAGGTGTTTGACGTGTTCATGGATCCTTCGGGAGCGAAGATCGCGAAGGACCGTAAGTCGATCGCGTGGACACTGACGTACCGTTCGTCTGACAAGACGCTGGAGACGGCCGAGGTGGATGCTGCGCATGCGGCGATCCTTTCGGCGCTGGAGAAGACGCTGCCGGCGACGGTGAGGCGGTAA
- a CDS encoding phenylalanine--tRNA ligase subunit alpha has product MLSQLDSLKTEALAALDAAQDESALEAVRVNFLGKKGSVTALSQGMKDVPVEQKKEVGAKLNEVRTAITEGIDAKKLALQAAQDAKAVEGIDITLPGRPGAGTGALHPLTQIRDLAIRTLRRMGFALAEGPEIETEWHCFDALNTPADHPARNEKDTFYLPDGRLLRTHTSSVQIRTMEAAKTLPIRIIAPGSAYRRDEIDATHLSVFNQLEGLYVSQDVSLGDLKGTLEYFFREIFGAGTAVRFRPHFFPFTEPSFEIDVKLEAKGKDARWIEIAGCGMVDPAVFAEINKARGDNLFDPETTTGFAFGLGLDRLAMIMHGITDIRHLIENDVRFLQQFAA; this is encoded by the coding sequence ATGCTCTCTCAACTCGACTCCCTGAAAACTGAAGCCCTAGCCGCGCTGGACGCAGCGCAGGATGAATCCGCGCTGGAAGCTGTGCGTGTGAACTTTCTGGGCAAGAAGGGCAGCGTGACGGCCCTGAGCCAGGGCATGAAGGATGTGCCGGTGGAGCAGAAGAAAGAGGTGGGGGCGAAGCTGAATGAAGTGCGCACGGCGATCACCGAAGGCATCGATGCGAAGAAGCTGGCGCTGCAGGCTGCGCAGGATGCGAAGGCGGTGGAGGGGATCGACATCACGCTGCCAGGACGTCCGGGCGCAGGAACTGGAGCGCTGCATCCGCTGACGCAGATCCGTGACCTGGCGATCCGCACGCTGCGCCGCATGGGCTTTGCGCTGGCAGAGGGGCCCGAGATTGAAACGGAGTGGCACTGCTTTGATGCGCTGAACACGCCTGCCGACCATCCGGCGCGCAATGAGAAGGACACCTTCTATCTCCCTGACGGACGCCTGCTGCGCACGCATACCTCGAGTGTGCAGATCCGCACGATGGAAGCGGCGAAGACGCTGCCTATTCGCATCATTGCGCCGGGCTCGGCTTATCGGCGTGATGAGATTGACGCGACGCATCTGAGTGTCTTTAACCAGCTTGAAGGGCTGTATGTGAGTCAGGATGTCAGCCTGGGTGATCTGAAGGGCACGCTGGAGTACTTCTTCCGCGAAATCTTTGGAGCAGGCACGGCGGTGCGTTTCCGCCCGCACTTCTTCCCGTTCACGGAGCCGAGCTTTGAAATTGATGTGAAGCTGGAAGCGAAGGGCAAGGATGCGCGCTGGATTGAAATCGCGGGCTGCGGCATGGTGGATCCGGCGGTGTTTGCGGAGATCAACAAGGCGCGTGGCGACAACCTTTTTGACCCGGAAACGACCACGGGCTTTGCGTTTGGCCTGGGCCTGGACCGACTGGCCATGATCATGCATGGCATCACCGACATCCGTCATCTGATTGAGAATGACGTGCGCTTCCTGCAGCAGTTCGCCGCTTAA
- a CDS encoding acyltransferase family protein, with amino-acid sequence MFHGIQVLRGVFSVLVVCHHMGVHAETYWHHDWLGGLFNQSTYRVDFFFVLSGFVLWTAHHSEAGRHGAWLGFIGKRLWRLYPLLVVLTLVKVVLLWLVPGRSAESYDLQPSLLALPQKSFPVIVAAWFLPSEIYFTLVLTAALALPRWASLPVLVIWAVGLFSVGILADVAPSTYGAGFFLHPFAVEFAAGALAADCVRRSAAGSKVSGILLSCLALTGLVAGALNHSWVAEHSVFWQKFFWAVVFSVGIGGFALWEQSVPAQNWHLKDVFCVGRASYSIFLSHGIALMGLSFFMKSRFAGLGGVWLDLLLLLMVWVSVLVGLAVWKYVERPLQRWLFVCSSSVLPRACNFCRIEKRA; translated from the coding sequence ATGTTCCACGGCATTCAGGTATTGCGCGGAGTCTTCTCAGTGCTGGTGGTCTGCCACCACATGGGCGTTCATGCGGAAACCTACTGGCATCATGACTGGTTGGGAGGGCTTTTCAACCAGAGCACCTATCGGGTGGATTTCTTCTTTGTGCTCAGCGGCTTTGTCCTGTGGACGGCGCATCATTCAGAGGCTGGAAGACATGGGGCCTGGCTGGGTTTCATCGGGAAACGGCTCTGGCGCCTTTATCCGTTGCTGGTTGTTTTGACGCTGGTCAAGGTGGTGCTTTTGTGGCTCGTGCCGGGACGCAGCGCGGAAAGCTATGATCTGCAGCCTTCACTGCTCGCACTGCCTCAGAAGTCATTTCCCGTCATCGTGGCGGCATGGTTTTTGCCTTCCGAGATTTACTTCACTCTGGTTTTGACCGCAGCTCTGGCGCTGCCTCGATGGGCTTCTTTGCCAGTGCTGGTGATCTGGGCCGTGGGATTGTTCTCAGTTGGTATTCTCGCGGATGTTGCTCCATCTACATATGGGGCTGGATTTTTTCTCCATCCTTTCGCTGTTGAGTTTGCCGCAGGTGCGCTGGCCGCTGATTGCGTTCGCAGGAGTGCTGCTGGCAGCAAAGTCTCAGGCATCCTGCTATCCTGCCTGGCCTTGACCGGGTTAGTAGCAGGGGCTTTGAATCACTCGTGGGTTGCTGAGCATTCAGTCTTTTGGCAGAAGTTCTTTTGGGCTGTTGTTTTTTCGGTCGGGATAGGGGGCTTTGCTCTTTGGGAGCAGTCTGTGCCAGCACAGAACTGGCATCTCAAAGACGTTTTTTGTGTGGGACGTGCGAGCTATTCCATCTTCCTTTCCCATGGAATCGCACTCATGGGCTTGTCTTTTTTTATGAAATCAAGGTTCGCAGGCCTTGGCGGGGTGTGGCTGGACCTGCTTCTGCTGCTGATGGTTTGGGTATCAGTGCTTGTCGGCTTGGCTGTGTGGAAGTACGTCGAAAGGCCGCTGCAACGATGGCTCTTTGTTTGCAGCAGTTCCGTTTTGCCTAGAGCCTGTAATTTTTGCCGAATAGAGAAGAGAGCATGA
- the rplT gene encoding 50S ribosomal protein L20 produces the protein MSRATNSPASRKRRKRVLAKAKGYRGFRSTHFRYAKDAVRKAETYATRDRKAKKRSFRNLWVQRINAATRPLGLSYSRFMEGLKFAGIELDRKVLADLAVKDIAAIEALVLQAKAALEKKAAAAPAAA, from the coding sequence ATGTCAAGAGCCACCAACTCCCCCGCCAGCCGCAAGCGTCGTAAGCGCGTGCTGGCCAAAGCCAAAGGCTACCGCGGCTTCCGTTCCACGCATTTCCGTTATGCGAAGGACGCCGTGCGCAAGGCCGAAACCTACGCAACCCGCGACCGCAAGGCGAAGAAGCGCAGCTTCCGCAACCTGTGGGTCCAGCGCATCAACGCAGCCACCCGCCCCCTCGGCCTGAGCTATTCCCGATTCATGGAAGGCCTGAAGTTTGCCGGCATCGAGCTGGACCGCAAGGTTCTGGCCGATCTCGCCGTCAAGGACATCGCCGCCATCGAAGCTCTCGTTCTGCAGGCCAAGGCCGCGCTGGAAAAGAAAGCGGCCGCAGCTCCTGCCGCTGCCTAA
- the rpmI gene encoding 50S ribosomal protein L35: MSKNAGIAKTRKAYAKRFKVTATGKVLRRKQGKRHILQNKSRKRKRNLGKVALVAEVDVKAIKANLPFSHR, translated from the coding sequence ATGTCCAAAAACGCCGGTATTGCAAAGACGAGGAAAGCCTACGCCAAGCGGTTCAAAGTAACTGCCACGGGTAAGGTGCTGCGCCGTAAACAAGGCAAGCGCCATATCCTGCAGAACAAGAGCCGCAAGCGTAAACGCAACCTCGGTAAAGTCGCCCTCGTGGCGGAAGTGGATGTCAAGGCCATCAAGGCGAACCTCCCGTTCTCCCATCGCTAA
- a CDS encoding hybrid sensor histidine kinase/response regulator — MTSSLPISAANPAAIAELEQGLEHLKVANYYLRVALDQVADGVVIVENEASDPRSGQKVLFSNAAAAMLAGAAPETGLRGLGLNDLVADIKDAATLQQSLRLAVANGGCHECECRLQSLRTQTPVPSKWRVRAVFNSMRKLLNFTILISPAQAAAAPAPARPEPKPAADDLDAQSVQLRKENLAALAQGIAHDVNNLLGPVTVRLSALLQQVQDQPALANELQLVFTGLKRAKQFTSQVVTASKSTPRRLEPTDVSSIMRDTVEFAGAGSNVHVRVRHEDNLRQAMADPVKLSQVLQNLVMNGIQAMPHGGYMDVQALNHNVPEAGEGKLKPGRHVRIIVRDRGCGISKENLGRLFQESFTTKPDGNGIGLTACKRFIDEMGGDIRVNSTPNIGTEFSVYLPAAESSGTKPLVPASTAPVPLKNGKGKVLIVDDEDDLRKVAHMILTRCGYEAVQCDNGQDAVRIYQSLFRTGTPPDVVLMDLTLRGGMNGNETAAEILHLDPDARIVCTSGSVTEEVQMAFLERGFVGVLPKPYEAGELTQMVHRIATMMKRQ, encoded by the coding sequence ATGACTTCCTCCCTCCCCATTTCTGCCGCAAATCCCGCAGCAATCGCTGAGCTGGAGCAGGGGCTGGAGCACCTCAAGGTGGCCAATTATTACCTCCGCGTGGCCTTGGATCAGGTCGCTGATGGCGTGGTGATTGTTGAGAATGAAGCCAGTGATCCCCGAAGCGGCCAGAAAGTCCTCTTCAGCAACGCCGCTGCGGCCATGCTCGCAGGGGCAGCGCCTGAAACCGGCCTGCGCGGCCTGGGTTTGAATGATCTCGTGGCGGATATCAAGGACGCCGCCACACTCCAGCAAAGCCTGCGCCTAGCTGTGGCCAATGGCGGCTGTCATGAATGCGAGTGCCGCCTGCAGAGTCTCCGCACCCAGACCCCGGTGCCTAGCAAATGGCGCGTACGCGCCGTCTTCAACAGCATGCGCAAGCTGCTGAACTTCACCATCCTCATCAGCCCCGCGCAGGCTGCCGCTGCCCCGGCTCCCGCTAGGCCGGAGCCCAAACCGGCAGCCGACGACCTCGACGCCCAGTCAGTTCAGCTTCGCAAGGAGAACCTCGCTGCTCTGGCCCAAGGCATCGCTCATGATGTTAACAACCTGCTCGGCCCCGTCACCGTGCGCCTTTCCGCCCTGCTCCAGCAGGTGCAGGACCAGCCCGCTCTGGCCAACGAGCTTCAGCTCGTGTTTACAGGCCTGAAACGCGCCAAGCAGTTCACCTCCCAGGTCGTCACGGCTTCCAAGTCCACGCCTCGCAGGCTGGAGCCCACCGATGTCTCTTCCATCATGCGCGACACCGTGGAGTTCGCCGGTGCTGGCTCCAACGTCCACGTCCGCGTACGCCACGAGGACAATCTGCGTCAGGCCATGGCGGACCCGGTCAAGCTCAGCCAGGTGCTGCAAAACCTCGTCATGAATGGCATCCAGGCCATGCCCCACGGCGGCTACATGGATGTCCAGGCTCTCAATCACAACGTCCCTGAAGCAGGCGAAGGCAAACTCAAGCCCGGTCGCCATGTCCGGATCATTGTGCGCGATCGCGGCTGCGGCATCTCCAAAGAAAATCTGGGCCGCCTCTTCCAGGAATCCTTCACCACCAAGCCGGACGGCAACGGCATCGGCCTCACCGCTTGCAAACGCTTCATCGATGAGATGGGCGGGGACATTCGCGTCAACTCCACGCCCAACATCGGCACCGAGTTCAGTGTTTATCTTCCCGCTGCGGAAAGCTCCGGCACCAAGCCCCTCGTCCCCGCCAGCACCGCTCCTGTCCCCCTCAAAAACGGCAAGGGCAAAGTCCTCATCGTCGATGACGAAGACGACCTCCGCAAAGTAGCCCACATGATCCTCACCCGCTGCGGCTACGAGGCCGTGCAGTGCGACAACGGCCAGGATGCCGTGCGCATCTACCAGAGCCTTTTCCGCACCGGCACTCCGCCGGACGTCGTTCTCATGGACCTCACCCTGCGTGGCGGCATGAACGGCAACGAAACCGCCGCAGAGATCCTCCACCTCGATCCCGATGCCCGCATCGTCTGCACCAGTGGCAGCGTCACAGAGGAGGTCCAGATGGCCTTCCTGGAACGTGGCTTCGTCGGCGTCCTCCCCAAGCCCTACGAGGCCGGCGAGCTCACCCAGATGGTGCATCGCATCGCCACCATGATGAAACGGCAGTGA
- a CDS encoding NHL repeat-containing protein encodes MKTRRHFLSGLATAAAATFTETLRAAPDPKKDVVIGHGTHRYKVNKEWVPAGQGRHHPILNCHEMVQVKDGRLFMIGDHWDNQMLIFKPDGTILDSWGSVWPGGHGLTLDHENGEEFLFVTDSGLWKSGSGGYRQTGRVTKIDLTGKEIFSLSHPMSVGAYEPDMVFNPTETAVAPNGDIYVVDGYGSQFVLRYDSRGRFIQRFGGKEGVPAEQRLNNAHGITIDTRQGVDKATVIVTSRADNCFRRFTLDGKYLETLPVPGAMVCRPVISGQELYAGVCWSKTPEINKLPQNPSGFTVVLDAAGKVISAPGGSEPVYEDGKLKPLTQAERVFDHGHDVCVLENGDLIVCQWNAFQTYPIKLEKIAA; translated from the coding sequence ATGAAAACACGCCGCCACTTCCTCTCCGGGCTCGCCACCGCAGCCGCCGCCACCTTCACCGAAACACTGCGCGCCGCCCCCGACCCCAAAAAGGATGTCGTCATAGGCCACGGCACGCATCGCTACAAAGTGAACAAGGAATGGGTGCCCGCAGGCCAGGGCCGCCACCACCCCATCCTGAACTGCCACGAGATGGTCCAGGTCAAAGACGGCCGCCTCTTCATGATCGGAGACCACTGGGACAACCAGATGCTCATCTTCAAGCCGGACGGCACCATCCTCGACTCCTGGGGCTCCGTCTGGCCCGGCGGCCACGGCCTCACTCTCGACCATGAAAACGGCGAGGAGTTCCTCTTCGTCACCGACAGCGGCCTCTGGAAATCCGGCAGCGGCGGTTATCGCCAGACCGGCCGTGTCACCAAAATCGATCTCACGGGAAAAGAAATCTTCTCCCTCAGCCACCCCATGAGCGTCGGCGCCTATGAACCGGACATGGTCTTCAATCCCACCGAAACCGCCGTCGCTCCCAACGGCGACATCTACGTCGTGGACGGCTACGGCTCCCAGTTCGTTCTCCGCTACGACTCACGCGGCCGTTTCATCCAGCGCTTCGGCGGCAAGGAGGGCGTCCCCGCAGAGCAGCGCCTCAACAATGCCCACGGCATCACCATCGACACCCGCCAGGGCGTGGACAAGGCCACCGTCATCGTCACCTCCCGCGCCGACAACTGCTTCCGCCGCTTCACCCTCGACGGCAAATATCTCGAAACCCTCCCCGTCCCCGGCGCCATGGTCTGCCGCCCCGTCATCTCCGGCCAGGAGCTCTATGCCGGCGTCTGCTGGTCCAAAACACCCGAAATCAACAAGCTGCCTCAAAACCCCAGCGGATTCACCGTCGTGCTGGATGCTGCCGGAAAAGTCATCAGCGCCCCCGGCGGCAGCGAGCCCGTCTATGAAGACGGCAAGCTCAAGCCCCTCACTCAGGCAGAGCGCGTCTTCGACCATGGCCACGATGTCTGCGTCCTCGAAAACGGCGACCTCATCGTCTGCCAGTGGAACGCCTTCCAGACCTACCCCATCAAGCTCGAAAAAATCGCCGCCTGA